CAGCACGGCCTTCTTTCCGTGCCGTAGAGCTTCCGCGACTTCTGTATATCGTCCCATGGCCCCTATGCTCAGTCTGCCTTTTTGAACTTTGCCAAAATCCTGCCGAGTCTTGTCTGTCCGAAGCCGACAAGCAGTATATCGGAGTTGTACAGCCTTACCGTTATGAGGACCGTTACCGCGGCGAACGCGATGCAATATATCAGACCTCCGAAGACCAGAAGGTAGTCTCCGAACATCAGGTTCTGCATCACCATCATCGGGTGGGAGAACGGTATTATGAACATGATGGCCTGCATCGCGGCCGGCAGCGTGTTCCAGCCTACAAACATGAAGACGAACATGGGGATCATCGCAAGTACGGATATAGGCAAAGTCATGGTCTGTGCGCTCTTGTAGTTCTTGACGAACGCGCCCATTATCATGCACAGTCCAAGCGCGCATAGGATGGATGCGAACATTACAAGCATTGTGATGGCCCAATCTATGGGTTCCAATACCAATCCGTAATCTGCGAGGTTAACGGACCCTGCGCTCGCAGTCATGGCATTCATGTACGCGTACATCCCGACCATATATGCAGCACCGTAAACGAGGCCCATTATTCCGGATGCAAGGATCTTGCCGCTGACGATGGTCGTCCTTTTCACAGGCAAGGTAAGCAAGGTCTCCAGTGTCTTGTTCTCCTTTTCAGTGCCCATGGAAGAGATGACGATGCTGCCGACAACCATGATGACGATCATGATTATTATGGGAACCATCAGCGTCTGGCTCATCATCGCCCCGCTGATGGCCGACGGCGTTATGTCGGAGTAAAGCTTACCGTTGACATAGGTGTGGTTGTCGGGCATGTTGAAAGACACGGG
The DNA window shown above is from Methanomassiliicoccaceae archaeon and carries:
- a CDS encoding ABC transporter permease; this encodes MNDLLNLVKKELRELMTIESAISIVVVMVLFVGLGFMISDQTEQAMEPVRMGIINYDDQGSSTYYDTVNSTLDEMYDPATRDQYLIKLYPSTILSDDKIISLMKDNGLSNLLIVDPYFSEDIDSGIQGKIEAYYITVNSGAFGGIDSDSVQGFVSVISGAVSTKLMENELSVDPAESAFLKSPVSFNMPDNHTYVNGKLYSDITPSAISGAMMSQTLMVPIIIMIVIMVVGSIVISSMGTEKENKTLETLLTLPVKRTTIVSGKILASGIMGLVYGAAYMVGMYAYMNAMTASAGSVNLADYGLVLEPIDWAITMLVMFASILCALGLCMIMGAFVKNYKSAQTMTLPISVLAMIPMFVFMFVGWNTLPAAMQAIMFIIPFSHPMMVMQNLMFGDYLLVFGGLIYCIAFAAVTVLITVRLYNSDILLVGFGQTRLGRILAKFKKAD